Sequence from the Thermoplasmatales archaeon genome:
AGAAGAGGAGGAGATAAAAGGAGAGAAGGATTTTAAAATAAAGTATTAGCCTATTTCAAGACCAATTTTTTTAATTTTTTCCTCAATTCCTTCAATTTTGCCATGCAAATATGCCATCTCGCAATAAGGTGTTGAATTTTTCATTTTAAGCAAAATTTCATCATCTAATTTCACATATTTAGGAGCTATATGCCCGAAGGCAACATTTTTTTCAATTGCAATCTCGCTAAATCTGGGGGCATAATGTCCCCCACCTATCCCTATTGCAACCTTTGCTTTTTCCTCATTCATTTCAAGAATTGTTTCCGCTATTGCCTTGCATGCCTTTTCGTCATTCCATTCTTCCTTTGTGCTCCCCACCTCTATGAAAAAAGAGGGTTTTTCTAAATAGGGGCCGTGGTGCGTTGCTTCATAACAAACTTCATAATCTCCCAAATTTTTTTCTTTTAGAATTTTAAGAGCGCTTAGCATTAAGAGAGGACTGCATTTGACGAGTTTGCCATCTTTTCCACCATATTCAGCAATTCCAAAATTCCCTATAGCATGCACACTCAATGTTTTTCTGTTTTGTAATGATGCATGGCGAGATGCAAAAACTAATGTATCTACTTTATACCCTTTTGCCTCTATTTCCTTATCAATATCATCATGATAGATATGTAAATCATCTATAAAATACAATAAAAAATTATCAGAAATATAAACTTCTTTCTCCTTTTTCCATTTCCTTTTTTGCATTATAAACCTTGAAATATTTATACTTGCTTCATCCTCTTTTGAAAAAATTATACAGAACATAAAGGAATAACTTAAATAGATAAAAAAATATTTTGTTAATGCCTCTAAACAGGGATAAGAAAGAGATAGAAGATTTCATAAGGAAGCTTGAACAGCAGGCATTAGAAACAGCTGAAGAAAGGCACCCAATTTATATTGAAGCGGGTTTGAAAGATGCAAAACTAATACTTGATGTCGGATGCGGCTCGGGAGCGGTAACAAAGGATATATGCAATCATACAAATGGAGAGGTTATTGCAATAGATGAGTCCTTTGAAATGCTTGAAATAGCAAAAGAGGTTCTTGAAGGTATAAGAAATGTTGATTTATGCATTGGAGATGCTCATTATCTTCCTTTCAAAGATGATACATTTGATATTGTTACATGCAATCTTCTTTTCATGTGGGTAAAAGAGCCACAAAAAGTAATAAATGAAATGGCAAGAGTTATAAAGAAAGGAGGAAAGGTTGTTGCAACTCTTGAGCCAGATTTTGGAGGAAAAATACACTGGCCTCCTTTTCCAAAAGTTGATGAAATATTTTCGGGTAAAGCAATAAAAAATAGAGGAGGAGATCCATACATAGGAAGAAAATTGAGGATGCTGTTTGTAAGAGCTGGTTTAAAAACAAAAATAGGGCTCGGGAATAAAAGAATATGGAGTTGTGAAGAAGATAAAATCTCTTATTTAAGGGCAAAAAATTTTTATGAAAATGTTTTAAGGAGAGAAGGGCTAAGTGACGAGGAAATAAAGGAATGGGAGGAAGAGCACATGAAGGCAATTGAAGAAGGCATAGAATTCAATTTCTTTCCCCAGTTCTATGCAATAGGAATAAAAGAATAACTATTTTTTCTTCAGTATCAGCAATATTGATGGAAGCAATGCTATTGAAGCAATAAAAGAGTAAAGAATAGTTAAACACATTATAACCCCAAATTGCCTCTCGGGCGGCATCGGCGAGAAAATGAGCATGGAAAAGCCGGCGATTGTGGTGAGTGCGGCTCCGACTATAGCTGAACCAGTTGAAGAAAGGATTTCAGTTATACTTTCCTTACTTCTATCTGATTTCCTGAATTTATCAGTTATGTGTATGGAGTATGTTATTCCTAAGCCAATTGTAAGAGATGTTACCATTATTGTCATCACATTTAATGAATAGTTCATAAATGCCATGCTTCCAATAATCCAAATGGAAGCGAGTCCAACAGGAACAATATTCAAGATGCCGAGAATTAAATCTTTATATATAAATGCAAGAATTATTGCAGAAATTATAATGCACATTAAAGTGGATACAACCTGATTTTTTACAAGAGAAGATGTTATTGTATATGTTAATATGGTTGGTCCTGTAATTATTGCATTTCCTACCTTATCTTCCTTGAGTTGATTATAAAATTTTTCTATATTTTTATTCAAATCACCACTTGCAGAAATTGCATTATTATAGATTCTAATAACTGTTGCATCGTATTCACCATTTTCTCTATGCAAAACTCTCTTTACCTCTTCTTTATATTTATCACTTTCATATAAATAATCATAAATATTTTTTACATCTTCATCGCTTTTCGGGATTCCATCCTCCCCTATATTAAATTTTTCAGCAAATGTTCTATTTTCCTTAATCGCATCTTCGATAATGCTAACTATGGATAAAACTTTTATCCCACCATCTGGAGTTTTTACAACAAAATCATCATCCCTCATATTCTTTTGCATTTCTTTAATTTCTTTTAATGTTCTAACTCTGGTAACATTTTCTTCTATAAGGATATAATCTTCATTTTGACTGAAAAATGGAAAATCGCTACCTATCCTATTTAAAGTTTTTATTGAAGTGCTTTCCTCGGGCAGAAATTCTTCTATTCTAAAACTAGTTTTAACATTTGCAATTCCAAAAAGCATTATTATTGTAAAAATGAGGAAAGATAGAATAACAATTTTTGGTTTTTTAACAACAAAAATTGATGGCTTTTTAATCAAAAAATCAAAAGAAAATGATTTTTTATCAAATTTTCCTCCCTTTTTATCAAAAATATATCTCAAGGAGGCAAGGAGTGTAATTGTTACAATAAATGTATAGATTATTCCAATTGCACATAAAAATCCAAAATGCCTTAGGGGAGGGATTGTTGCTGTAAGAAATGATAAGAATCCAACACATGTTGTGATTGTTGCAAGGAATAAAGCTGTTCCAGTATTTGTTATTGCATTTATTATTGCATCACCCGCCTTTTTTCCCTTATTCCTCTCCTCTATATACCTATGGAAAAGATGTATTGAATAATCCACACCAAGCCCCATTATAAGAGGCATTATTGCAACTGATAGGGCACTGAAATTTATATTTAAAATAGCCATCGTTCCAAATGTCCATATCAGAGAAATGAAGAGACCAAACAATGATAGCAATACATAGGATATTTTTCTGAAATCTAAGAATAAAAGAATTGTTATCGCAATAAATATTCCAATCCCTATTATTCTATTTGATTCATCGGTTAGTTTGTCTATTTCATATGATACTATTTTTTCGCCAGTAGCTTCGCCTCCTTTTATATTCTTTAATTTCTCATAAAAATCAGAAAAATCAGAAGAATTTAACTCTATAACAATAATTGTTGATTTCGCCTTCATATTTTCATAATCTTTTGACAAAAGAACAAGTGCAGAATTTTTCATCTCATCCATGAATTCAGGTTTTATGAAGAAGACAAATGAAGAATTTATTGAAGCAATTTCCTTCCATAAATTATCAATATCCCTAAGCGACAGGTTGTGATTCAAAAAATCCATCCCAAAAATTTTCTCATCTATCACAAGCCCCAACCACGGCAGGCGGTATTTTCTTATTCCGCCTTTAATATCCGCCAGCTTTGATGGGATTGCCATGCTTCCAAATTTCCCTATGCCAAATTTACCTATTTCTTCCTTATCAATTTCAATAACTATTTTGTTTTCTGAGAGATAAAACCTGCTTTTATCTAATTTAATCGGAAAATATGTTCCATTATCAAAAACCCAAAGATAAACATTTGATTCAACATCCTTCTTCCTTAAATTTTCTTTTAATCCAGCCCCAATTATCCATATGGCGGGCAAATCAAATCTGGCTGATATTTTATAGGGAATTGAATTATTTCCTATCCTGCTTTCAAATTCTACAAACCATTCATATATATTTCTATAGTTATTTTTCTGGGGCAAATCATATAATTCCATAGAAAAGAAAATTTTACTCTCACTTTCCCTTATGAAAAGAGATTTTAAATAATTGTGCGAAAAATTATTTTCCGCAATTTTAATCTCGCTATAATTTTTTTCATGCATCAAATCATTTAATGCATAAATTATTTCTTCATCAGAGCAATCTTTCATGCTCTTCCCATATTCAATGTTGCATACAATATCAATAATGCTTGCGATACTGAAGCAGGTGGCATTTCCTAATTTTTCAATTTCTTTTGATATGGTGTAAATTTCTCTTAGCGACGAAGCTTCAAGAACATTTTCATTTTCTATATACAGCATTAATGTATCCGAACTATCTGAACCACCTCCAAAATATTCTCCAACCCTTTTCTCCGCCCTGACAACTTCATTATCAGGAAGAAAATCATTGATGGAAGTGCTCATATTTATAAAAGGGATAAATGCAGAAAATAACAGAGTTATTAAAATTGCAATTTCAATGATTGTTACAGCCCTCCTTTCAATGCTCTTGCCTATCCTATCTAACACATGGTTTATAATTTTCTAATATTTAATTCTATTGTGGTTCTCATAATTTTCATAAATTCCAGTAGTTTCCAATGAGCTTTTTAATTTCCCTGACTATTTCCCTGCAATTTTTCCCTCCAGAATATTCCTCAAAACTTATCGGCTCGCCCTGAAGATGTGATACTTCAATTGCAGTTCCCTTTGCAATATTGTTGATTACATATCCTCCTTCAAGAATACAAACAATCCTACTTTGAATATTTTTGAATTTATCTATTATCTCCCCATAAAAATTTAATCCAAGGGCAAGTCCTCCAAGAGGGTCTGCATGATGGCTGTCAAATCCTGCAGAAATAAGGACAAAATCAGGTGAAAATTGTTCAGCAACTGGAAGCATAATTTCATCCATAATTTGCCTTACACATTCTTCATTGCTTCCATAAGGCAAGGGAGCATTAACTGTATATCCCTCTCCCTCTCCACCCCCTATTTCCTCTATTCTTCCTGTTCCAGGATAATGAGGGTAGAGATGAATTGATTGATAAAGAACATCTGCACGCTCATAAAATATGTCCTGCGTCCCATTTCCATGATGCACATCATGGTCAAAAATAAGCACTTTTTTACCTCTTTCAGTTAGCCAATTCGCAGCAATTGCCACATTGTTAAAAATGCAAAATCCCATCGATGCCCGCCTGGTGGCGTGATGGCCTGGCGGGCGCACGACCGCAAATGCGTTCTTATCTCTTCCCTTGATTATTTCATCACAAGCTTTAATAGCCCCTCCAGCAGCAAGTTTTGCAACCTCATATGAAAATTCGTTTGTATATGTATCCATATCAAGCCATCCAATTTTTTTTGCTCTTTCAACCATATTTGCATCATGAACTTTTTTAATTTCCTCTTCACTTGCTTCATCTGGCTCAACAAAATTCAATTTTTCATAAAATGGCATTTTTTTAAGTAATTCAATTATTGCAATAGCACGGGATGCATTTTCTACATGCGCTGGATTATCATGAAGTAAAAATTTATCTGAATAGATTATAAGGGTCATAGAGATAAATGTTTATTTAATATTAATTCTTTGCAAATTGCTTTTTCAATTGCTTTTTTAATTACTCCTTCATTTATTTCTTTTTCCATCTCTTTTATTTCTTCAATTTCTGCTTTTATTGCTGGATGCTTTGCAACCATAAATGAACAGCAATCTGGCATATGCTTTATAGAGAATTCATATGTACCAATTTTTCTTGCCAAATCAACAATTTCATTCTTATTCATACCAATCAATGGAGAAAATACAGGCAATGAAGATGCTTCATATATGCATGCAAGATTTTCAATTGTTTGTGAAGCAACCTGTCCAATGCTGTCACCAGTTACAATTGCCTTTGCCTTCTCTTTTTTGGCTATATTATTTGCAATTTTCATCATTGCTCTCCTATAAACAATCATTCTATACTTCGATTTTATATTTGAAATAATTTCATTTTGAACATCTGAAAATTGTAGAAGATAAATTTTTGTTTTACCCTGAAACCCTGCAAGTATTTTTGCAATTTCCTCGATTTTATTTGGGTAAGCTACAAGATTTTCATTATAAAAATGCAAAAAAATATTTTTACAACCTCTTTTCATCATGAGGAAGGAGGCAACAGGCGAATCTATTCCGCCAGAAAGAAGAGATATTACTTTTCCCTGGCTTCCGACAGGCAGGCCGCCAATTCCCTTTATTTTTTCTGTATAAATATATGCCCTACTTTTGCATATTTCAATGAATATGGTTAGCTCGGGTTTTTCAAGATTAACTTTTTTATTCAATTTATTTTTTATTTCTTCACCTACAATTCTGTTTATCTCCTGCGAGTTATATGGAAAATTCTTATTTTCTCTTTTTGTTAAAATTCTGAAGCTTTTAAAATCTATTTTTTTGGAGATTTCAACTGCTTTATTTTTTATTTCCTCAATATCAGGATTTGTCTCATATGCAAAAGAGAAATTTTCTATTCCAGGAATATTTTCAAGAATTTCCCTTCCTTTATCCTCATAAACTATTATTCTTCCATGCTCTCTTCTTACCCTCGCTCCTTTAATCAATTCCTTTATATTTCTGATAAGATTTTCTTCAAAAAAAATTCTATTTTTTCCCTTTATTCCTATTTCCCCATAATGCACAATTATCATTGACAAACAAATCCTACATTTTTAAAACTTTTTCCATATCAGCCAAAAATTGCTCAGCATTTCTATATCCAACTGTTCTATACACTTCCTTTCCATCCTTTAAATAAACTATCGTTGGAATTGAGCTTACATTATATAAATTTGCAATTTCAGGCCGCTCATCCACATTAACTTTTATAGCAACAAAATTTTTCATCATCTCCATTACTTCCTTACTTTTATATGTATCATTTTCCATTCTTCTGCAAGGAGGGCACCAATCTGCATAAAAATCCAAAATTGCAATCTTATTTTTATTCAAGCTTTCTTGCAATCCTTTTTCATAATCAAGCCATGAAATTTCTTTTGCCTCTTCTTTTATGCAACCCAAGAGAATAACCAAAATAAAAAACAATAAAATTTTCTTCATTCTAATCTTATATATTCATTTTTTTCCAGCATTTTAATAAATATGCCCAGCCCGCCAGCCTTTTCCTTTCCATATTTTTCTTCAATCATCTTCATTATGTCCTCAATGCTATTTTTACCGTCAAAGCTTTTCCATGCAAATGAGCCAACTTCATCTAAATTCACTATAAAATATTCTGGTCTTTTTAAGATTTTGCAAATAATTTTTCCAAATTTACTACGAAATTTCATTATTTTAAGCCTTACAAGTCCCTCTTCCTCAAACCATTCAACATTTCTCACTGGCTTTAAAATCTCATCCTTCATTTGCCATCCTGAATTCCCTTAGCACAATATATCCGAGCAGAAATGCAATATATCCCCATACAATCATTCCAGGCCAGGCAGGCGCATCTTCAAGCACTCCCAAATCAACATGCAATATAATCAGAAATGCTCCTATTATACCCATCAGTGCTTCGCCAGCAATTAAGCCAGCGGAGAAAAGCAAGCCTGTTCTATGAGCTTTTTCTTTCGGCTTTATACCCGTCTCTTTTATTGCCATTTCCCAATCGCTCAGCTCTTCCTCCTCCTCAGGAGCCTCTTTCCTAAGTTTTCTATCAACAATTGCTCGAACAATTCCTCCAGCAAGTATTGGAACAGTTAGAGTAAATGGTAAATATATTCCAATTGCAACAGGAAGAACAGGTATATCCATCAATATGAGGACTACTGCAAGGAAAGCTCCAGCTATTACAAACGGCCATACAATTTCTCCCCCTATAACTCCCCTAACAATTCCACCCATCAGAAATGCCTGAGGAGCTGGTAAATCAGCGCTCCCTATCCTGTATGCCTTATCCAATGCCTGTATGACAATTGCAAGAACTGGGGCTGCAGCAGCAACACCTATAATTTCTGCAATCTGCTGTTTCCATGGGGTGGCGCCGAGCATTTGTCCAGCCGCCATTGATTGAAGCACATCCCCACTTATTGCCGCTGCACAGCATACAACAGCCGCCATACCTATTACTATTGTCATTCCTTCATAGCCCGTCGCTCCAAACGCAAGCATCAATATGCTCACAAATAAAAGAACTGCAACAGTTACTCCAGAAATTGGATTGTTTGAAGAGCCAAGCAGACCAGCCATATAGCCAGCAATTGCTGATGCAACAAAAGCAAGAAAAACAAGAATGACCGCCATGAATAAGCTTACTGCATACATATTGCTGAGCCAGGCATATATCAGGAAAATAGGTATTATAAGTAGCCCGATAGTAACGAAAACCTTCTTTATATCCAAATCCCGCTCTGTTCTCTTTTTGGCTTCAACAGCTCCTCCTCTCAACCCAACCACTGCTTCCTTAACTCCGTGAAGAAGATTTTCTCTTAATTTCCAAATAGTATATAGTCCGCCTACAACCATTGCTCCAACACCAAGGTAGCGAACATAACTGCTCCATATCTCCATAAAACCTTCAAGAGCTGGCATTCCAGCAGGTAAGCCAGTGGAGAGAATGATAAGAGGTGTAATTATAACCCACCCAAGCAGCCCGCCAGCAAAAACATAAGCTGATATTTGTGGCCCTATTATATAACCAACTCCAAGAAGAGCTGGAGAAGCAGCAACCCCCCCATAAAAATAGCCACTGCTTGATTTTCCCATCACTCCATATTTACCAGCATAAAAAATTTTCTCAACCTTTCCTTTAAATACATTTAATGAAACCTGACATAGCTTAACTATTCCTGCAAGAATTGCTCCCGCAAGCATCCAAAAGCTACTCCCCTTCCCTTCTTTCCCCACAGCTGTATTTATAACTGCAGCAACCGCAACACCTTCAGGGAAAGGCAAATCGGTTTTTACTATTAATGCCCTCCTCAGCAATACCATCCATAGAACTCCAAGAACACCCCCAACAAGAGCAATTATAGTTGTTTCCCAGTAATGTATTTCATGCCAAGCCCCAATAACAACAAGGGCGGGAATTGTAAAGATAACGCCCGCCGCCAGCGCCTCGCCAGCAGCAGCCCCCATCATCCCAAGAGTTACTTCAAGAACCGTTGGCTTAAATGGCTTGAGCAAAGCAAGAGCCATTATTGCCCCTGGAATTGCGGCAGATACAGTCATACCTGCATACAAGCCAAGATAGGCATTTGCTGCACCCATTATAATTGCAAGCAAAGCCCCAACAATAACCGCCCTTAATGTTAGTTCTGCAACACTTTTTTCAGCTGGTATTAGCGATTTAAAATTTTCCCTGCTCATTTTTCTCCCTCCAGCATTTTTTCATAATCTTTTGAATTCATAAGAGATTTTAAATCTTCCTCGCTTTCTATTTCAACTTCAAAAATCCATCCCCCATCATATGGCTCACGGTTTATTAAACCTGGATCATCATTTAATGCCTCATTTACTGAAAAAATTTTACCGCTGATTGGAGCATAAACTTCTGAAACAGATTTAACTGATTCAAGAGTTGCAACAACTTCTCCTTTTTTAAAATATTTTCCAGATTCTGGCAATTCAACAAATACTACATCAGTAAGCTTATCCTGTGCATAATCAGTTATTCCAATTCTTGCAATCCTATTTTTTTTGAGTACCCATTCATGTGTTTTTGTGTAAAGCAGATTTTCCCTGATCTCCATATAAATGGAATGCTAACATAAATTTAATCTTTTTGTGTTACATAGAAGCCGGTATCTCCGAAAGTGAAAATTTAGAAAAAATTATTTCCTGAGGCAAATAGTAAATCTTTAAGGAAATTAAATAGATTTTGTTTTAGTTTTGTAA
This genomic interval carries:
- a CDS encoding thioredoxin family protein — its product is MGCIKEEAKEISWLDYEKGLQESLNKNKIAILDFYADWCPPCRRMENDTYKSKEVMEMMKNFVAIKVNVDERPEIANLYNVSSIPTIVYLKDGKEVYRTVGYRNAEQFLADMEKVLKM
- a CDS encoding transposase, with amino-acid sequence MFCIIFSKEDEASINISRFIMQKRKWKKEKEVYISDNFLLYFIDDLHIYHDDIDKEIEAKGYKVDTLVFASRHASLQNRKTLSVHAIGNFGIAEYGGKDGKLVKCSPLLMLSALKILKEKNLGDYEVCYEATHHGPYLEKPSFFIEVGSTKEEWNDEKACKAIAETILEMNEEKAKVAIGIGGGHYAPRFSEIAIEKNVAFGHIAPKYVKLDDEILLKMKNSTPYCEMAYLHGKIEGIEEKIKKIGLEIG
- a CDS encoding MMPL family transporter, with amino-acid sequence MLDRIGKSIERRAVTIIEIAILITLLFSAFIPFINMSTSINDFLPDNEVVRAEKRVGEYFGGGSDSSDTLMLYIENENVLEASSLREIYTISKEIEKLGNATCFSIASIIDIVCNIEYGKSMKDCSDEEIIYALNDLMHEKNYSEIKIAENNFSHNYLKSLFIRESESKIFFSMELYDLPQKNNYRNIYEWFVEFESRIGNNSIPYKISARFDLPAIWIIGAGLKENLRKKDVESNVYLWVFDNGTYFPIKLDKSRFYLSENKIVIEIDKEEIGKFGIGKFGSMAIPSKLADIKGGIRKYRLPWLGLVIDEKIFGMDFLNHNLSLRDIDNLWKEIASINSSFVFFIKPEFMDEMKNSALVLLSKDYENMKAKSTIIVIELNSSDFSDFYEKLKNIKGGEATGEKIVSYEIDKLTDESNRIIGIGIFIAITILLFLDFRKISYVLLSLFGLFISLIWTFGTMAILNINFSALSVAIMPLIMGLGVDYSIHLFHRYIEERNKGKKAGDAIINAITNTGTALFLATITTCVGFLSFLTATIPPLRHFGFLCAIGIIYTFIVTITLLASLRYIFDKKGGKFDKKSFSFDFLIKKPSIFVVKKPKIVILSFLIFTIIMLFGIANVKTSFRIEEFLPEESTSIKTLNRIGSDFPFFSQNEDYILIEENVTRVRTLKEIKEMQKNMRDDDFVVKTPDGGIKVLSIVSIIEDAIKENRTFAEKFNIGEDGIPKSDEDVKNIYDYLYESDKYKEEVKRVLHRENGEYDATVIRIYNNAISASGDLNKNIEKFYNQLKEDKVGNAIITGPTILTYTITSSLVKNQVVSTLMCIIISAIILAFIYKDLILGILNIVPVGLASIWIIGSMAFMNYSLNVMTIMVTSLTIGLGITYSIHITDKFRKSDRSKESITEILSSTGSAIVGAALTTIAGFSMLIFSPMPPERQFGVIMCLTILYSFIASIALLPSILLILKKK
- the gcvH gene encoding glycine cleavage system protein GcvH → MEIRENLLYTKTHEWVLKKNRIARIGITDYAQDKLTDVVFVELPESGKYFKKGEVVATLESVKSVSEVYAPISGKIFSVNEALNDDPGLINREPYDGGWIFEVEIESEEDLKSLMNSKDYEKMLEGEK
- a CDS encoding class I SAM-dependent methyltransferase; this translates as MPLNRDKKEIEDFIRKLEQQALETAEERHPIYIEAGLKDAKLILDVGCGSGAVTKDICNHTNGEVIAIDESFEMLEIAKEVLEGIRNVDLCIGDAHYLPFKDDTFDIVTCNLLFMWVKEPQKVINEMARVIKKGGKVVATLEPDFGGKIHWPPFPKVDEIFSGKAIKNRGGDPYIGRKLRMLFVRAGLKTKIGLGNKRIWSCEEDKISYLRAKNFYENVLRREGLSDEEIKEWEEEHMKAIEEGIEFNFFPQFYAIGIKE
- a CDS encoding histone deacetylase — translated: MTLIIYSDKFLLHDNPAHVENASRAIAIIELLKKMPFYEKLNFVEPDEASEEEIKKVHDANMVERAKKIGWLDMDTYTNEFSYEVAKLAAGGAIKACDEIIKGRDKNAFAVVRPPGHHATRRASMGFCIFNNVAIAANWLTERGKKVLIFDHDVHHGNGTQDIFYERADVLYQSIHLYPHYPGTGRIEEIGGGEGEGYTVNAPLPYGSNEECVRQIMDEIMLPVAEQFSPDFVLISAGFDSHHADPLGGLALGLNFYGEIIDKFKNIQSRIVCILEGGYVINNIAKGTAIEVSHLQGEPISFEEYSGGKNCREIVREIKKLIGNYWNL
- the thiI gene encoding tRNA 4-thiouridine(8) synthase ThiI, with the protein product MCLSMIIVHYGEIGIKGKNRIFFEENLIRNIKELIKGARVRREHGRIIVYEDKGREILENIPGIENFSFAYETNPDIEEIKNKAVEISKKIDFKSFRILTKRENKNFPYNSQEINRIVGEEIKNKLNKKVNLEKPELTIFIEICKSRAYIYTEKIKGIGGLPVGSQGKVISLLSGGIDSPVASFLMMKRGCKNIFLHFYNENLVAYPNKIEEIAKILAGFQGKTKIYLLQFSDVQNEIISNIKSKYRMIVYRRAMMKIANNIAKKEKAKAIVTGDSIGQVASQTIENLACIYEASSLPVFSPLIGMNKNEIVDLARKIGTYEFSIKHMPDCCSFMVAKHPAIKAEIEEIKEMEKEINEGVIKKAIEKAICKELILNKHLSL
- a CDS encoding oligopeptide transporter, OPT family, whose translation is MSRENFKSLIPAEKSVAELTLRAVIVGALLAIIMGAANAYLGLYAGMTVSAAIPGAIMALALLKPFKPTVLEVTLGMMGAAAGEALAAGVIFTIPALVVIGAWHEIHYWETTIIALVGGVLGVLWMVLLRRALIVKTDLPFPEGVAVAAVINTAVGKEGKGSSFWMLAGAILAGIVKLCQVSLNVFKGKVEKIFYAGKYGVMGKSSSGYFYGGVAASPALLGVGYIIGPQISAYVFAGGLLGWVIITPLIILSTGLPAGMPALEGFMEIWSSYVRYLGVGAMVVGGLYTIWKLRENLLHGVKEAVVGLRGGAVEAKKRTERDLDIKKVFVTIGLLIIPIFLIYAWLSNMYAVSLFMAVILVFLAFVASAIAGYMAGLLGSSNNPISGVTVAVLLFVSILMLAFGATGYEGMTIVIGMAAVVCCAAAISGDVLQSMAAGQMLGATPWKQQIAEIIGVAAAAPVLAIVIQALDKAYRIGSADLPAPQAFLMGGIVRGVIGGEIVWPFVIAGAFLAVVLILMDIPVLPVAIGIYLPFTLTVPILAGGIVRAIVDRKLRKEAPEEEEELSDWEMAIKETGIKPKEKAHRTGLLFSAGLIAGEALMGIIGAFLIILHVDLGVLEDAPAWPGMIVWGYIAFLLGYIVLREFRMANEG
- a CDS encoding PqqD family protein, giving the protein MKDEILKPVRNVEWFEEEGLVRLKIMKFRSKFGKIICKILKRPEYFIVNLDEVGSFAWKSFDGKNSIEDIMKMIEEKYGKEKAGGLGIFIKMLEKNEYIRLE